In Nitratidesulfovibrio sp. SRB-5, the sequence GTCCACCAGCCTGTACGCCATCCTCAAAAGCATCAACAGGCCGGACATCAACATCATCACCCTGGAAGATCCGGTGGAATACCGCATCCGGGGCATCCGACAGGTACAGCTCAACCGCAAGGCGGGCATGACCTTTGCCAGCGGCCTGCGCTCCATCCTGCGGCAGGACCCGGACGTGGTGATGGTGGGTGAAATACGCGACGCGGAAACCGCCGCCATTGCCGTGCAGGCCGCCCTTACCGGCCACCTTGTGCTGTCCACCCTGCACACCAACGATGCAGCGGGCGCGGTGACACGGCTCATCGACATGGGCATAGAGCCGTTTCTTGTTTCTTCCGTGCTGCTGGTTTCGTTCGCGCAGCGGCTGGTGCGCCGGGTGTGCACCAACTGCGCGGAACCGTACGAGCCGCTGCCCGCCGCGCTGGCCGCCTTCGGCCTTGCGCCGGACACGCCGGGGGCCACCTACCTGAGGGGGCGTGGCTGCCACCACTGCGCGCACACCGGCTACCGGGGGCGCACCGGGGTATTCGAGATACTGCCCATGACGCAGATGATTCAGGATCTGGTGATACGGCGCAGTTCCACGCAGGCCATCGCGGATGCGGCCATAGAGACGAACCTGATGCGCAACCTGAAGCAGGACGCGGCCATGAAGATTCTGCGCGGCACCACTACTGTTGAGGAGGCGGCCACATCGGTCATGCTGTAGCACTCCAAAGCGTCCTTTTGCCCGTTGGCTTCGTCAACCTTCGTCCGCCGCTTCGGTCGAATACCACAAAAGTATACTCCCTCACGGTGGACTCGGTTTCCTCGCCAACGAACAAAAATCCTGCTTTGGAGAAAGGCATCCGAAGAAGCTAGAAGAGAATTTACGGCCACGGGGCACATTCACAGCTAACCGACAACGCACTTAACAGGCACGTACATGCCCACCTACGTCTACACCGCGCTGAACGAACACGGCGTGAACATGCAAGGCACCATCGACGCCGAATCTCCGGACACGGCCCGTGCCCTGCTGCTGTCGCGCGGCTACGTGCCCATGAAGGTCAAGGCGCAGGGGGCCAGTTTCGAGTTCGGCGCGCTGGGCGACATCCTGAACCCGGTGAAGCCCAAGGAACTCATCCTGTTCACCAAGCAGTTCCGCACCCTGTTCCAGGCGGGCATACCCATTACCCAGCTGTTGCAGGTGTTGCAGAACCAGACCGAGAGTCCAAAACTCAAACGCGTTGCTGCGGACATGACCCAGGCCATCATGGGCGGCAGTACCCTGTACGACGCCTTCAAGGCGCACCCCCGCGTGTTCAGTGAGTTGTACTGCTCCATGATGCGCGCCGGGGAGGCCAGCGGCGCTCTGGGCGACGTGATGGAACGGCTTGTGTACCTGCTGGAGCACGAGCACAAGATACGTTCCGACATCAAGTCCGCCATGCGCTACCCCAAGATGGTGCTGGGGGCGCTGACCATCGCCTTCTTCGTGCTGTTGAACATGGTCATTCCCAAATTCGTCACTATTTTTGCCAAAGCTCGAATTGAGTTACCCTTACCAACAAAGATTGCCATCGGCATGCACCATGCCATCACTGATTATTGGCCCTTGCTACTGGTCGTGCTGACTGCACTGATCGTAGTTTACAAATGGTGGAGTCGCACCCCCATCGGCAAATTCTGGCGGGACAATCTGCTGCTGCGTATGCCCATTACCGGGCCAGTACTCCAGAAGTCAGTCATGGCACGGTTCGCCTCCATCTTTTCCATCATGCAGTCAAGCGGCGTTTCCGTACTGGACGCTTTGGACGTGCTGACCAACACCATTGGCAACGAAGCCATAGCGCGGGAATTCCGCAAGATACAGGACAAGCTGAAGGAAGGCCGGGGCATTGCAGACCCGTTGAAATCCGCAAAATTCTTCACACCCTTGGTCATCAACATGGTAGCCATTGGTGAGGAATCGGGCAGCCTCGATTCCATGCTGAAAGACGTGGCCGCCCACTATGACGAGGAAGTGGAATACGCCGTGGCAGGTATGGCCGAAGCCATCGGGCCGGTGCTTATCGTGGTGCTGGCGGCGGTGGTGGGTTTTTTCGCCCTCGCCATCTTCATGCCCATGTGGGACCTGACCCAGATGGCAGGCAAGCGTGGATAACATCAACAAAGCCCAGGCATGCCGATACAGGGCGCGTATACCCGGGGGGGGGCAGCGCGTGCCCGCAGCGGCACCAGATAGGGAGGGGGACGGAAGGTCCGGAACCCGGATGGATTTGAGCACCGCAGTACAACGTAACACCATGCATCAGGAGGAACATCCCATGACCCAGAACAAGAAGGATCGGCAGAAGGAAGCGGGCTTCACCCTCATCGAAATCATCGCTGTGCTGGTCATCCTCGGCATTCTCGCCGCTGTAGCTGTGCCCAAATACTTTGAGTTGACTGCGAATGCGGCTAACCGTGCAACAGACGCCGCTGCTGCAGAAGTTCAGGCTCGGGTTAATCAGCTCTTCGCAGATTCGCTTCTCAATGCCAACGGCGCATGCACTGCTGCCCTCACCGCGATGGGGACGAACAACGCACAAATCTTTGACTCTGGCACTCTCATCGGTGGCTGGACTGTAACGGGTGTGCCTACAACCTTCACCTCGGCTGCAACAGCAACAATAACCCTTATCAACGACGCAGCCAACGTTCCTTCACCTGGCCAAACGCGCACGCTGCGTGTCCCGAGCTGCCAATAGCATATCTGGCGGCGGCGCACTCGCGCCGCCGCCCTCCCCTCCCTCTACGCACAGGTGCCCGCCATGAACGAAACGTTCCACCGCATCATTTCCCAGGCCGTAGCCATGGGCTGGTCTGACGTGCACCTTACCGGCGGTCATGCCGTGGTGTACCGCAAGGACGGGGACATCGGCATGCTGCGCGACACCGTGCTTTCCCCTGCCGATGTGGACGACCTGGCGCGCAGCCTGCTGAACCCGCACCGGGCAGACATTTTGCGCCGCCGCTGGTCCGTGGACTTCGCCCATTCCGTGGCAGGCATCCGGGTGCGGGTGAACATATTCAACACCACGCGGGGCCTCAGCCTGGCCGTACGGCTGCTGGCCGGGCGCATCCCCACCCTGGCCCACCTGAACCTGCACCCATCCCTGGAAGAATTCACCCGCCTGCGGGCCGGGCTGATACTGGTGTGCGGGGCCACGGGCAGCGGCAAGACCACCACCATGGCCGCCATGCTGGACGAGATAAACCGCAACCGCCCGGCGCACATCATCACCCTGGAAGACCCCATCGAATACCGCTTTGCCTCCAAAAAGGGCTTTGTGGAACAGCGGGAACTGGGGGCGCATTTTCCCAGCTTCGAGCGCGGCCTGCTGGACGTGCTGCGCGAAGACCCGGACGTGATTCTGGTGGGCGAACTGCGAGAGGCGGAAACCATCCGCCTTGCCCTTTCCGCCGCCGAATCGGGCCATCTGGTCATTGCCTCGCTGCATTCCGCCACGCCGGAAGAAGCCCTGTACCGGCTTTGCAACGCCTTTCCGCTGGAGGCGCAAGACTTGGTGCGGCACCAGTTGTCGTCCACCCTGCACGCCATCATGGTGCAGCAGTTGCGCATGCACCCCGTGGCGCGGTTCCGCGTGCCGGTGCTGTCCATGCTCATCGGCACCCACCCGGTGCGCATGCTGGTGCGCGAAGGCAAGTTTGCCCAGTTGCACAGCATCATGGAAATGGGGCGCGGCGACGGCATGTTCACCATGGACGCCTACTACGACGACTACCTGAACAGGCCACAGCGTTTTTCCGCCCCGTCCAACGTGTTTCGCCCCGCCCCGGAGGAAGAAACGTTGCCGGACCACGAATCGCCGCTGGTGGATCGCGGCCTTGGCACTACCCACTACACCCCGGAAGCAGCCCGGCATCTGGCCCGGTCGGATGCCCATCCGGCGGATGTCCCCCTTGGGAATGCCACGCGGCTTGATCTCGGCCCCTCCGGCACGGCACGGACGGACGAACACGGCGAGACGGTGTACACCCTTACCGACGAGGGCAGGCTGGAAGACGTGCTGCGGGAGTTTGCCAGCCGGTAGCGCGCGCACTTTCAGGGTGCCAATACATGGACGGCATCGTTCAGGCGGTTATATTCCGGGGGGCACGGCGGGCACGGGGGCACGCCGCAGCGGCACGGATGACCACAAATTTTCCACGCCTTACGGGCGGGCTCCAACCCGCCGGGCACGCACAATGACGACGCACACCACACAGCACCCAGCCACGCCCCCCCAAGGCGACCACGGCACCTACCGCGCTGCCGATGGCCGACACGCGGCACAACTGGCTGCCCTCTTTTCCCCTGCTCTGCTTCCTGCACACTACAAAACCGGGCAGCGCGGCTTCACCATCATCGAAGTGGTGGCCGTGCTGGTAATCATGGCCGTCATCACCGCCGTGGCCACAGAGCGTTTCTTCAACCAGACCCCCATGGAACTAGGCGGCATCGAGGCCAGCGTGCGCAGCCACCTGCGCTATGCCCGCACCCGATCCATGAACAGCGATCAGGTGTTCGGTGTGCAGATACTCTCCACCACCACCTATGCCATCTTCCGCAACGGCAATACCGGCACTCGCGTGATCCTGCCCGGTCAGCCGGCCACCGGCATCATCACCCTGGAAGACGGGGCCACCTTCACCACCGGGGCCACCACCTTCAGCTTCGACCAGTGGGGCAGGCCCTGCCCCAACGCAACGGGCACCCTGCCGAGTTCGAGTATTACCATCTCTCTGAGCTATCTTGGCCAGACCGCAAGCATCGTGGTGGTGCGCAACACGGGGTACCTGCAATGAATCCGCACACCCACCGCACGGATGCAAGGCACCCAGCACGCGCCGACCTGCGCGCAGGATTCACGCTTATCGAAATCATCATCACGGTTGTGCTGGCGGCCCTCATGGGGCTCATGATGCTGTCCGTATCCGGCACGGCCCTGCGCGGCAGCACGGAAAGTTACGGTCTAGCGGTAACGCAGGCACAACTGACCGACATCATCGAATCCATGACCGCAGACTACCGGGCGCTGTACTCCACGGAAAGCGACCCCATCGCCACCATCACGGGGCGCATCGGTACGGCGGGCAGCACACAGACCAACAATCGCTACACCACCGGCTCGTACACCGTGGTCGTGAACCGGCGCATCCGCTTTGCGGGCAGTGCCCCCAACTTCACGGAACAGTCCGACAGCAACGGCGACATGCTGCGCGTGACCATAGCGGTAGGCGACTCGACCGCCACCACCCTGTTCTCGCGCTAGGGGGGACATGCCATGAACGCCAAGGGCTTTACCCTCATTGAAATCATTGTGGTATTGATGCTTGTGGGGATGCTGGCCGCCGTGGCCGGGGTGGGCATTGCCACCGGGGCGCGCAGCTTCGTGACAGCGCGCGAGGCCAGTGACCTGGCGCAGGAAGCGCAACTGGCCATGGACCGCCTGACCCGCGAGATTGTTGAACTGGTGGACATACCGGCCAACAGTTCCTCCACGCTGCTGGTGCTGCGCAACGTGGGCGCAAGAGGCGCAGCGCAGTTCGACCGGTCCATCCAGTACGTGTCCAACGCCCGGGCGATACGCATTGCGGATGGCCGTGGTGGCGCGGCCAACGGTGACACGCTCATCGACAACGTGACCGCCTTCAGCCTGACCTACTGGCAAGAGGACGCCTCCTCCACCTCGTGGGCCGCCAACACCGATGCCCGA encodes:
- a CDS encoding type II secretion system F family protein: MPTYVYTALNEHGVNMQGTIDAESPDTARALLLSRGYVPMKVKAQGASFEFGALGDILNPVKPKELILFTKQFRTLFQAGIPITQLLQVLQNQTESPKLKRVAADMTQAIMGGSTLYDAFKAHPRVFSELYCSMMRAGEASGALGDVMERLVYLLEHEHKIRSDIKSAMRYPKMVLGALTIAFFVLLNMVIPKFVTIFAKARIELPLPTKIAIGMHHAITDYWPLLLVVLTALIVVYKWWSRTPIGKFWRDNLLLRMPITGPVLQKSVMARFASIFSIMQSSGVSVLDALDVLTNTIGNEAIAREFRKIQDKLKEGRGIADPLKSAKFFTPLVINMVAIGEESGSLDSMLKDVAAHYDEEVEYAVAGMAEAIGPVLIVVLAAVVGFFALAIFMPMWDLTQMAGKRG
- a CDS encoding type IV pilin protein: MTQNKKDRQKEAGFTLIEIIAVLVILGILAAVAVPKYFELTANAANRATDAAAAEVQARVNQLFADSLLNANGACTAALTAMGTNNAQIFDSGTLIGGWTVTGVPTTFTSAATATITLINDAANVPSPGQTRTLRVPSCQ
- a CDS encoding Tfp pilus assembly protein FimT/FimU, which codes for MTTHTTQHPATPPQGDHGTYRAADGRHAAQLAALFSPALLPAHYKTGQRGFTIIEVVAVLVIMAVITAVATERFFNQTPMELGGIEASVRSHLRYARTRSMNSDQVFGVQILSTTTYAIFRNGNTGTRVILPGQPATGIITLEDGATFTTGATTFSFDQWGRPCPNATGTLPSSSITISLSYLGQTASIVVVRNTGYLQ
- a CDS encoding type IV pilus twitching motility protein PilT; amino-acid sequence: MNETFHRIISQAVAMGWSDVHLTGGHAVVYRKDGDIGMLRDTVLSPADVDDLARSLLNPHRADILRRRWSVDFAHSVAGIRVRVNIFNTTRGLSLAVRLLAGRIPTLAHLNLHPSLEEFTRLRAGLILVCGATGSGKTTTMAAMLDEINRNRPAHIITLEDPIEYRFASKKGFVEQRELGAHFPSFERGLLDVLREDPDVILVGELREAETIRLALSAAESGHLVIASLHSATPEEALYRLCNAFPLEAQDLVRHQLSSTLHAIMVQQLRMHPVARFRVPVLSMLIGTHPVRMLVREGKFAQLHSIMEMGRGDGMFTMDAYYDDYLNRPQRFSAPSNVFRPAPEEETLPDHESPLVDRGLGTTHYTPEAARHLARSDAHPADVPLGNATRLDLGPSGTARTDEHGETVYTLTDEGRLEDVLREFASR
- a CDS encoding prepilin-type N-terminal cleavage/methylation domain-containing protein translates to MNPHTHRTDARHPARADLRAGFTLIEIIITVVLAALMGLMMLSVSGTALRGSTESYGLAVTQAQLTDIIESMTADYRALYSTESDPIATITGRIGTAGSTQTNNRYTTGSYTVVVNRRIRFAGSAPNFTEQSDSNGDMLRVTIAVGDSTATTLFSR